A region of Panicum virgatum strain AP13 chromosome 8N, P.virgatum_v5, whole genome shotgun sequence DNA encodes the following proteins:
- the LOC120686458 gene encoding translation initiation factor IF-2-like isoform X3, with translation MENERQHLLYADQRGGGWRTPRSGVAACGGKRYRGWRCCAGTAAGASSRAGGACLPSLDPALARPDPAAVSSAPAPPRRARRGPPRVGSGVREAGSGGGELGACASTSSSARLLAPPPRRGWWAAVAARSGGTPSGGSRRRRRGALEPPRRPTPRSGPRRPLLALPQRGPHQRGRRRPHVGDCALPRSIPDTSSHPPRGAAFHRAPHWRGRPPPPTAFQKRRGRRRRGTMATAQAASASPTHHRVSPGTSPPQPPYPSASRIADSACFPQYTASLKCLEGNQDKSKCQQQFDNYKECKKKELGNTPQNLTPFSLTQSSRSPHFFANGSVPLVEEDDERGCGLRRTLNTCFKTFDVRYIGAAGNQG, from the exons ATGGAGAACGAGAGGCAGCACCTTCTATACgccgaccagaggggggggggatgGAGAACGCCCAGATCGGGCGTTGCTGCGTGCGGCGGCAAGCGATACCGCGGCTGGCGGTGCTGTGCTGGGACCGCGGCCGGCGCTTCCTCCCGGGCTGGCGGCGCTTGCCTCCCAAGCTTGGATCCGGCGCTGGCAAGGCCAGAtccggcggcggtgagctcggcacccgcgcctccacgccgagctcggcgcggcCCTCCGCGCGTTGGATCCGGTGTTCgcgaggccggatccggcggtgGTGAGCTCGGTGCCTGTGCCTCCACGTCGAGCTCGGCGCGCCtactagcgccgccgccccgtcggggctggtgggcggcggtggcggcgcgttcGGGTGGGACGCCGTCTGGtgggtcgcggcggcggaggcgaggggcgcttgagcctccgcgccgTCCCACTCCCCGCAGCGGGCCTCGCCGGCCTCTGCTCGCTCTCCCTCAACGAGGACCACACCAACGAGGACGACGCCGGCCCCATGTGGGCGACTGCGCACTGCCCCGATCCATTCCCGACACCTCCTCGCATCCGCCTCGCGGAGCGGCATTCCATCGAGCACCTCACTGGCGCGGACGCCCACCGCCTCCCACCGCATTCCAAAAGAGGAGAGGAAGACGACGACGTGGCACCATGGCGACGGCACAGGCAGCCTCGGCGTCCCCCACCCACCACCGCGTGTCCCCGGggacgtcgccgccgcagccgccgtacCCCAGCGCCTCCAGGATCGCAGACTCTGCCTGCTTCCCCCAGTACACCGCCTCCCTCAAGT GTTTGGAGGGCAACCAGGACAAGAGCAAGTGTCAGCAGCAGTTCGACAATTACAAGGAGTGCAAGAAGAAAGAG CTTGGCAACACTCCTCAAAATTTGACTCCATTCTCCCTCACGCAGTCCTCACGCAGTCCTCACTTCTTTGCAAATGGCAGTGTTCCACTCGTGGAGGAGGACGATGAGCGCGGCTGCGGGCTGAGGAGGACGCTGAATACTTGTTTCAAAACTTTTGATGT TAGGTACATTGGGGCAGCCGGCAATCAGGGGTAG
- the LOC120686458 gene encoding splicing factor, arginine/serine-rich 19-like isoform X2 translates to MENERQHLLYADQRGGGWRTPRSGVAACGGKRYRGWRCCAGTAAGASSRAGGACLPSLDPALARPDPAAVSSAPAPPRRARRGPPRVGSGVREAGSGGGELGACASTSSSARLLAPPPRRGWWAAVAARSGGTPSGGSRRRRRGALEPPRRPTPRSGPRRPLLALPQRGPHQRGRRRPHVGDCALPRSIPDTSSHPPRGAAFHRAPHWRGRPPPPTAFQKRRGRRRRGTMATAQAASASPTHHRVSPGTSPPQPPYPSASRIADSACFPQYTASLKCMRTTLSNRRNPHSGAAVSSSPGSLRTCAFTRELFLCSGMLYGHSLMLSLFLKVWRATRTRASVSSSSTITRSARRKSVPLVEEDDERGCGLRRTLNTCFKTFDVYIGAAGNQG, encoded by the exons ATGGAGAACGAGAGGCAGCACCTTCTATACgccgaccagaggggggggggatgGAGAACGCCCAGATCGGGCGTTGCTGCGTGCGGCGGCAAGCGATACCGCGGCTGGCGGTGCTGTGCTGGGACCGCGGCCGGCGCTTCCTCCCGGGCTGGCGGCGCTTGCCTCCCAAGCTTGGATCCGGCGCTGGCAAGGCCAGAtccggcggcggtgagctcggcacccgcgcctccacgccgagctcggcgcggcCCTCCGCGCGTTGGATCCGGTGTTCgcgaggccggatccggcggtgGTGAGCTCGGTGCCTGTGCCTCCACGTCGAGCTCGGCGCGCCtactagcgccgccgccccgtcggggctggtgggcggcggtggcggcgcgttcGGGTGGGACGCCGTCTGGtgggtcgcggcggcggaggcgaggggcgcttgagcctccgcgccgTCCCACTCCCCGCAGCGGGCCTCGCCGGCCTCTGCTCGCTCTCCCTCAACGAGGACCACACCAACGAGGACGACGCCGGCCCCATGTGGGCGACTGCGCACTGCCCCGATCCATTCCCGACACCTCCTCGCATCCGCCTCGCGGAGCGGCATTCCATCGAGCACCTCACTGGCGCGGACGCCCACCGCCTCCCACCGCATTCCAAAAGAGGAGAGGAAGACGACGACGTGGCACCATGGCGACGGCACAGGCAGCCTCGGCGTCCCCCACCCACCACCGCGTGTCCCCGGggacgtcgccgccgcagccgccgtacCCCAGCGCCTCCAGGATCGCAGACTCTGCCTGCTTCCCCCAGTACACCGCCTCCCTCAAGTGTATGCGCACAACTTTATCCAACCGCCGGAATCCCCATTCTGGggccgccgtctcctcctctcCCGGATCCCTTCGCACTTGCGCGTTCACTAGGGAACTCTTTCTTTGTAGTGGCATGCTGTATGGTCATTCGCTGATGCTATCGTTGTTTCTTAAGGTTTGGAGGGCAACCAGGACAAGAGCAAGTGTCAGCAGCAGTTCGACAATTACAAGGAGTGCAAGAAGAAAGAG TGTTCCACTCGTGGAGGAGGACGATGAGCGCGGCTGCGGGCTGAGGAGGACGCTGAATACTTGTTTCAAAACTTTTGATGT GTACATTGGGGCAGCCGGCAATCAGGGGTAG
- the LOC120685077 gene encoding uncharacterized protein LOC120685077, which produces MQTSETGACSFCSPPLSLFVPVDLWRSHSQPPWCQAESGHHTLTSAGREAGSPCGGLRAFVWEVQIQAMNCTPLGILGNARVLGNCSSSFSCIFVTMPRGQKQKQRPPSSHTAAQGFAC; this is translated from the exons ATGCA AACATCCGAAACCGGCGCCTGTTCATTTtgttctcctcctctctctctcttcgttCCCGTCGACCTCTGGCGATCCCACAGCCAACCCCCATGGTGCCAAGCTGAATCCGGCCATCACACCCTGACGAG TGCGGGTCGGGAGGCTGGATCTCCGTGTGGTGGCTTACGCGCGTTTGTTTGGGAAGTGCAGATCCAGGCCATG AACTGCACGCCGCTGGGGATCTTGGGTAACGCCAGGGTGCTGGGAAATTGCAG CAGCTCTTTTTCATGCATATTTGTCACAATGCCGAGAGGACAGAAGCAGAAACAGCGCCCCCCTTCTTCTCATACGGCG GCACAGGGCTTCGCCTGCTAG
- the LOC120686458 gene encoding translation initiation factor IF-2-like isoform X5, with protein MENERQHLLYADQRGGGWRTPRSGVAACGGKRYRGWRCCAGTAAGASSRAGGACLPSLDPALARPDPAAVSSAPAPPRRARRGPPRVGSGVREAGSGGGELGACASTSSSARLLAPPPRRGWWAAVAARSGGTPSGGSRRRRRGALEPPRRPTPRSGPRRPLLALPQRGPHQRGRRRPHVGDCALPRSIPDTSSHPPRGAAFHRAPHWRGRPPPPTAFQKRRGRRRRGTMATAQAASASPTHHRVSPGTSPPQPPYPSASRIADSACFPQYTASLKCLEGNQDKSKCQQQFDNYKECKKKESSRSPHFFANGSVPLVEEDDERGCGLRRTLNTCFKTFDVRYIGAAGNQG; from the exons ATGGAGAACGAGAGGCAGCACCTTCTATACgccgaccagaggggggggggatgGAGAACGCCCAGATCGGGCGTTGCTGCGTGCGGCGGCAAGCGATACCGCGGCTGGCGGTGCTGTGCTGGGACCGCGGCCGGCGCTTCCTCCCGGGCTGGCGGCGCTTGCCTCCCAAGCTTGGATCCGGCGCTGGCAAGGCCAGAtccggcggcggtgagctcggcacccgcgcctccacgccgagctcggcgcggcCCTCCGCGCGTTGGATCCGGTGTTCgcgaggccggatccggcggtgGTGAGCTCGGTGCCTGTGCCTCCACGTCGAGCTCGGCGCGCCtactagcgccgccgccccgtcggggctggtgggcggcggtggcggcgcgttcGGGTGGGACGCCGTCTGGtgggtcgcggcggcggaggcgaggggcgcttgagcctccgcgccgTCCCACTCCCCGCAGCGGGCCTCGCCGGCCTCTGCTCGCTCTCCCTCAACGAGGACCACACCAACGAGGACGACGCCGGCCCCATGTGGGCGACTGCGCACTGCCCCGATCCATTCCCGACACCTCCTCGCATCCGCCTCGCGGAGCGGCATTCCATCGAGCACCTCACTGGCGCGGACGCCCACCGCCTCCCACCGCATTCCAAAAGAGGAGAGGAAGACGACGACGTGGCACCATGGCGACGGCACAGGCAGCCTCGGCGTCCCCCACCCACCACCGCGTGTCCCCGGggacgtcgccgccgcagccgccgtacCCCAGCGCCTCCAGGATCGCAGACTCTGCCTGCTTCCCCCAGTACACCGCCTCCCTCAAGT GTTTGGAGGGCAACCAGGACAAGAGCAAGTGTCAGCAGCAGTTCGACAATTACAAGGAGTGCAAGAAGAAAGAG TCCTCACGCAGTCCTCACTTCTTTGCAAATGGCAGTGTTCCACTCGTGGAGGAGGACGATGAGCGCGGCTGCGGGCTGAGGAGGACGCTGAATACTTGTTTCAAAACTTTTGATGT TAGGTACATTGGGGCAGCCGGCAATCAGGGGTAG
- the LOC120686458 gene encoding translation initiation factor IF-2-like isoform X8, translating into MENERQHLLYADQRGGGWRTPRSGVAACGGKRYRGWRCCAGTAAGASSRAGGACLPSLDPALARPDPAAVSSAPAPPRRARRGPPRVGSGVREAGSGGGELGACASTSSSARLLAPPPRRGWWAAVAARSGGTPSGGSRRRRRGALEPPRRPTPRSGPRRPLLALPQRGPHQRGRRRPHVGDCALPRSIPDTSSHPPRGAAFHRAPHWRGRPPPPTAFQKRRGRRRRGTMATAQAASASPTHHRVSPGTSPPQPPYPSASRIADSACFPQFGGQPGQEQVSAAVRQLQGVQEERVFHSWRRTMSAAAG; encoded by the exons ATGGAGAACGAGAGGCAGCACCTTCTATACgccgaccagaggggggggggatgGAGAACGCCCAGATCGGGCGTTGCTGCGTGCGGCGGCAAGCGATACCGCGGCTGGCGGTGCTGTGCTGGGACCGCGGCCGGCGCTTCCTCCCGGGCTGGCGGCGCTTGCCTCCCAAGCTTGGATCCGGCGCTGGCAAGGCCAGAtccggcggcggtgagctcggcacccgcgcctccacgccgagctcggcgcggcCCTCCGCGCGTTGGATCCGGTGTTCgcgaggccggatccggcggtgGTGAGCTCGGTGCCTGTGCCTCCACGTCGAGCTCGGCGCGCCtactagcgccgccgccccgtcggggctggtgggcggcggtggcggcgcgttcGGGTGGGACGCCGTCTGGtgggtcgcggcggcggaggcgaggggcgcttgagcctccgcgccgTCCCACTCCCCGCAGCGGGCCTCGCCGGCCTCTGCTCGCTCTCCCTCAACGAGGACCACACCAACGAGGACGACGCCGGCCCCATGTGGGCGACTGCGCACTGCCCCGATCCATTCCCGACACCTCCTCGCATCCGCCTCGCGGAGCGGCATTCCATCGAGCACCTCACTGGCGCGGACGCCCACCGCCTCCCACCGCATTCCAAAAGAGGAGAGGAAGACGACGACGTGGCACCATGGCGACGGCACAGGCAGCCTCGGCGTCCCCCACCCACCACCGCGTGTCCCCGGggacgtcgccgccgcagccgccgtacCCCAGCGCCTCCAGGATCGCAGACTCTGCCTGCTTCCCCCA GTTTGGAGGGCAACCAGGACAAGAGCAAGTGTCAGCAGCAGTTCGACAATTACAAGGAGTGCAAGAAGAAAGAG TGTTCCACTCGTGGAGGAGGACGATGAGCGCGGCTGCGGGCTGA
- the LOC120686458 gene encoding splicing factor, arginine/serine-rich 19-like isoform X1 — MENERQHLLYADQRGGGWRTPRSGVAACGGKRYRGWRCCAGTAAGASSRAGGACLPSLDPALARPDPAAVSSAPAPPRRARRGPPRVGSGVREAGSGGGELGACASTSSSARLLAPPPRRGWWAAVAARSGGTPSGGSRRRRRGALEPPRRPTPRSGPRRPLLALPQRGPHQRGRRRPHVGDCALPRSIPDTSSHPPRGAAFHRAPHWRGRPPPPTAFQKRRGRRRRGTMATAQAASASPTHHRVSPGTSPPQPPYPSASRIADSACFPQYTASLKCMRTTLSNRRNPHSGAAVSSSPGSLRTCAFTRELFLCSGMLYGHSLMLSLFLKVWRATRTRASVSSSSTITRSARRKSVPLVEEDDERGCGLRRTLNTCFKTFDVRYIGAAGNQG; from the exons ATGGAGAACGAGAGGCAGCACCTTCTATACgccgaccagaggggggggggatgGAGAACGCCCAGATCGGGCGTTGCTGCGTGCGGCGGCAAGCGATACCGCGGCTGGCGGTGCTGTGCTGGGACCGCGGCCGGCGCTTCCTCCCGGGCTGGCGGCGCTTGCCTCCCAAGCTTGGATCCGGCGCTGGCAAGGCCAGAtccggcggcggtgagctcggcacccgcgcctccacgccgagctcggcgcggcCCTCCGCGCGTTGGATCCGGTGTTCgcgaggccggatccggcggtgGTGAGCTCGGTGCCTGTGCCTCCACGTCGAGCTCGGCGCGCCtactagcgccgccgccccgtcggggctggtgggcggcggtggcggcgcgttcGGGTGGGACGCCGTCTGGtgggtcgcggcggcggaggcgaggggcgcttgagcctccgcgccgTCCCACTCCCCGCAGCGGGCCTCGCCGGCCTCTGCTCGCTCTCCCTCAACGAGGACCACACCAACGAGGACGACGCCGGCCCCATGTGGGCGACTGCGCACTGCCCCGATCCATTCCCGACACCTCCTCGCATCCGCCTCGCGGAGCGGCATTCCATCGAGCACCTCACTGGCGCGGACGCCCACCGCCTCCCACCGCATTCCAAAAGAGGAGAGGAAGACGACGACGTGGCACCATGGCGACGGCACAGGCAGCCTCGGCGTCCCCCACCCACCACCGCGTGTCCCCGGggacgtcgccgccgcagccgccgtacCCCAGCGCCTCCAGGATCGCAGACTCTGCCTGCTTCCCCCAGTACACCGCCTCCCTCAAGTGTATGCGCACAACTTTATCCAACCGCCGGAATCCCCATTCTGGggccgccgtctcctcctctcCCGGATCCCTTCGCACTTGCGCGTTCACTAGGGAACTCTTTCTTTGTAGTGGCATGCTGTATGGTCATTCGCTGATGCTATCGTTGTTTCTTAAGGTTTGGAGGGCAACCAGGACAAGAGCAAGTGTCAGCAGCAGTTCGACAATTACAAGGAGTGCAAGAAGAAAGAG TGTTCCACTCGTGGAGGAGGACGATGAGCGCGGCTGCGGGCTGAGGAGGACGCTGAATACTTGTTTCAAAACTTTTGATGT TAGGTACATTGGGGCAGCCGGCAATCAGGGGTAG
- the LOC120686458 gene encoding translation initiation factor IF-2-like isoform X4: MENERQHLLYADQRGGGWRTPRSGVAACGGKRYRGWRCCAGTAAGASSRAGGACLPSLDPALARPDPAAVSSAPAPPRRARRGPPRVGSGVREAGSGGGELGACASTSSSARLLAPPPRRGWWAAVAARSGGTPSGGSRRRRRGALEPPRRPTPRSGPRRPLLALPQRGPHQRGRRRPHVGDCALPRSIPDTSSHPPRGAAFHRAPHWRGRPPPPTAFQKRRGRRRRGTMATAQAASASPTHHRVSPGTSPPQPPYPSASRIADSACFPQYTASLKCLEGNQDKSKCQQQFDNYKECKKKELGNTPQNLTPFSLTQSSRSPHFFANGSVPLVEEDDERGCGLRRTLNTCFKTFDVYIGAAGNQG; the protein is encoded by the exons ATGGAGAACGAGAGGCAGCACCTTCTATACgccgaccagaggggggggggatgGAGAACGCCCAGATCGGGCGTTGCTGCGTGCGGCGGCAAGCGATACCGCGGCTGGCGGTGCTGTGCTGGGACCGCGGCCGGCGCTTCCTCCCGGGCTGGCGGCGCTTGCCTCCCAAGCTTGGATCCGGCGCTGGCAAGGCCAGAtccggcggcggtgagctcggcacccgcgcctccacgccgagctcggcgcggcCCTCCGCGCGTTGGATCCGGTGTTCgcgaggccggatccggcggtgGTGAGCTCGGTGCCTGTGCCTCCACGTCGAGCTCGGCGCGCCtactagcgccgccgccccgtcggggctggtgggcggcggtggcggcgcgttcGGGTGGGACGCCGTCTGGtgggtcgcggcggcggaggcgaggggcgcttgagcctccgcgccgTCCCACTCCCCGCAGCGGGCCTCGCCGGCCTCTGCTCGCTCTCCCTCAACGAGGACCACACCAACGAGGACGACGCCGGCCCCATGTGGGCGACTGCGCACTGCCCCGATCCATTCCCGACACCTCCTCGCATCCGCCTCGCGGAGCGGCATTCCATCGAGCACCTCACTGGCGCGGACGCCCACCGCCTCCCACCGCATTCCAAAAGAGGAGAGGAAGACGACGACGTGGCACCATGGCGACGGCACAGGCAGCCTCGGCGTCCCCCACCCACCACCGCGTGTCCCCGGggacgtcgccgccgcagccgccgtacCCCAGCGCCTCCAGGATCGCAGACTCTGCCTGCTTCCCCCAGTACACCGCCTCCCTCAAGT GTTTGGAGGGCAACCAGGACAAGAGCAAGTGTCAGCAGCAGTTCGACAATTACAAGGAGTGCAAGAAGAAAGAG CTTGGCAACACTCCTCAAAATTTGACTCCATTCTCCCTCACGCAGTCCTCACGCAGTCCTCACTTCTTTGCAAATGGCAGTGTTCCACTCGTGGAGGAGGACGATGAGCGCGGCTGCGGGCTGAGGAGGACGCTGAATACTTGTTTCAAAACTTTTGATGT GTACATTGGGGCAGCCGGCAATCAGGGGTAG
- the LOC120686458 gene encoding translation initiation factor IF-2-like isoform X7, whose protein sequence is MENERQHLLYADQRGGGWRTPRSGVAACGGKRYRGWRCCAGTAAGASSRAGGACLPSLDPALARPDPAAVSSAPAPPRRARRGPPRVGSGVREAGSGGGELGACASTSSSARLLAPPPRRGWWAAVAARSGGTPSGGSRRRRRGALEPPRRPTPRSGPRRPLLALPQRGPHQRGRRRPHVGDCALPRSIPDTSSHPPRGAAFHRAPHWRGRPPPPTAFQKRRGRRRRGTMATAQAASASPTHHRVSPGTSPPQPPYPSASRIADSACFPQYTASLKCLEGNQDKSKCQQQFDNYKECKKKECSTRGGGR, encoded by the exons ATGGAGAACGAGAGGCAGCACCTTCTATACgccgaccagaggggggggggatgGAGAACGCCCAGATCGGGCGTTGCTGCGTGCGGCGGCAAGCGATACCGCGGCTGGCGGTGCTGTGCTGGGACCGCGGCCGGCGCTTCCTCCCGGGCTGGCGGCGCTTGCCTCCCAAGCTTGGATCCGGCGCTGGCAAGGCCAGAtccggcggcggtgagctcggcacccgcgcctccacgccgagctcggcgcggcCCTCCGCGCGTTGGATCCGGTGTTCgcgaggccggatccggcggtgGTGAGCTCGGTGCCTGTGCCTCCACGTCGAGCTCGGCGCGCCtactagcgccgccgccccgtcggggctggtgggcggcggtggcggcgcgttcGGGTGGGACGCCGTCTGGtgggtcgcggcggcggaggcgaggggcgcttgagcctccgcgccgTCCCACTCCCCGCAGCGGGCCTCGCCGGCCTCTGCTCGCTCTCCCTCAACGAGGACCACACCAACGAGGACGACGCCGGCCCCATGTGGGCGACTGCGCACTGCCCCGATCCATTCCCGACACCTCCTCGCATCCGCCTCGCGGAGCGGCATTCCATCGAGCACCTCACTGGCGCGGACGCCCACCGCCTCCCACCGCATTCCAAAAGAGGAGAGGAAGACGACGACGTGGCACCATGGCGACGGCACAGGCAGCCTCGGCGTCCCCCACCCACCACCGCGTGTCCCCGGggacgtcgccgccgcagccgccgtacCCCAGCGCCTCCAGGATCGCAGACTCTGCCTGCTTCCCCCAGTACACCGCCTCCCTCAAGT GTTTGGAGGGCAACCAGGACAAGAGCAAGTGTCAGCAGCAGTTCGACAATTACAAGGAGTGCAAGAAGAAAGAG TGTTCCACTCGTGGAGGAGGACGATGA
- the LOC120686464 gene encoding anthocyanidin-3-O-glucoside rhamnosyltransferase-like, producing MSGGGNGSAAVPTHIVMFPWLAFGHISPFAQLTRRLIVGSSDGVFRVTFLTAAGNVTRVEAMLAEAAGTVKVAPLDLPSVPGLPAAAASTAELSADGAELLKVALDGTRPQVAALLAELRPDAVIFDFAVPWVCDVAVPLGIKPLYFNVYSAATLALVAVPARCPGGRCPSAHDLMAAPAGFPSDSPLVTLPAYQAADLTYAYESFYSMPSVYHRFIPCFEGCAAAVMKTCAEMEGPYIDYFSAQIGKPVLLAGPVVPEPPQGELEERWSSWLSSFPENAVVFASFGSETFLPAASATELLLGLEATNRPFLVVLNFPKGADAEAELAARVPPGLEERVKGRGVLHTGWVQQQRILQHPSVGCYVNHSGFSSVVEGIAAGCRLVLLPMKTDQYINAAVFARELHVGVEVVRRGEDGWFGRDAVSDAVAAAMAAGGDGEGRKWREFLLDDAVQKGYATEFVRKLKDLVKVA from the coding sequence ATGTCAGGCGGTGGAAATGGCAGCGCCGCCGTTCCCACTCACATCGTGATGTTCCCCTGGCTCGCCTTCGGCCACATCAGCCCGTTCGCCCAGCTGACACGCAGGCTCATCGTCGGATCCAGCGACGGCGTCTTCCGCGTAACGTTCCTGACGGCCGCCGGGAACGTAACCCGCGTCGAGGCGATGCtggcggaggccgccgggaCGGTGAAGGTCGCGCCGCTGGACCTGCCCAGCGTGCCGGGCCTGCCAGCGGCCGCCGCAAGCACCGCAGAGCTCTCCGCCGATGGCGCTGAGCTTCTAAAGGTCGCGCTCGACGGCACCCGGCCGCAGGTCGCCGCGCTCCTGGCGGAGCTCCGCCCGGACGCCGTGATCTTCGACTTCGCCGTGCCGTGGGTCTGCGACGTTGCGGTGCCGCTCGGCATCAAGCCGCTCTACTTCAACGTTTACTCCGCCGCGACCCTCGCGTTGGTCGCCGTCCCCGCTCGGTGCCCCGGCGGGCGGTGCCCGTCCGCGCACGACCTCATGGCGGCCCCCGCCGGCTTTCCCTCGGACTCGCCGCTCGTCACGCTGCCGGCGTACCAAGCCGCCGACTTGACGTACGCGTATGAGAGCTTCTACAGCATGCCGAGCGTGTATCACCGCTTCATTCCCTGCTTCgagggctgcgccgccgccgtcatgaAGACCTGTGCCGAGATGGAGGGCCCCTACATCGACTACTTCTCCGCGCAGATCGGCAAGCCCGTGCTCCTCGCTGGCCCCGTCGTCCCGGAGCCGCCGCAAGGAGAGCTCGAGGAGCGGTGGTCCAGCTGGCTGTCCTCCTTCCCGGAGAACGCCGTCGTCTTCGCCTCCTTCGGCAGCGAGACGTTCCTGCCAGCCGCCTCAGCGACAGAGCTTCTCCTCGGCCTGGAGGCCACCAATCGGCCGTTCCTGGTGGTGCTCAATTTTCCCAAGGGTGCGGACGCCGAGGCAGAGCTCGCGGCGCGCGTTCCGCCGGGGTTGGAGGAGAGGGTGAAGGGGCGAGGGGTCTTGCACACGGGGTGGGTTCAGCAGCAGCGCATCCTGCAGCACCCGAGCGTGGGGTGCTACGTGAACCACTCCGGGTTCAGCTCGGTGGTGGAGGGgatcgccgccggctgccggctGGTGCTGCTGCCCATGAAGACCGATCAGTACATCAATGCAGCGGTGTTCGCGCGCGAGCTCCACGTCGGTGTGGAGGTGGTGCGGCGCGGTGAGGACGGATGGTTTGGCCGCGATGCTGTCAGTGATGCAGTAGCTGCTGCCATGGCAGCCGGGGGGGACGGTGAGGGGAGGAAGTGGAGGGAATTCCTTCTGGACGACGCTGTGCAGAAGGGGTATGCAACTGAGTTCGTCAGGAAGCTCAAGGACCTTGTCAAGGTCGCTTAA
- the LOC120686458 gene encoding translation initiation factor IF-2-like isoform X6: protein MENERQHLLYADQRGGGWRTPRSGVAACGGKRYRGWRCCAGTAAGASSRAGGACLPSLDPALARPDPAAVSSAPAPPRRARRGPPRVGSGVREAGSGGGELGACASTSSSARLLAPPPRRGWWAAVAARSGGTPSGGSRRRRRGALEPPRRPTPRSGPRRPLLALPQRGPHQRGRRRPHVGDCALPRSIPDTSSHPPRGAAFHRAPHWRGRPPPPTAFQKRRGRRRRGTMATAQAASASPTHHRVSPGTSPPQPPYPSASRIADSACFPQFGGQPGQEQVSAAVRQLQGVQEERVLTQSSLLCKWQCSTRGGGR, encoded by the exons ATGGAGAACGAGAGGCAGCACCTTCTATACgccgaccagaggggggggggatgGAGAACGCCCAGATCGGGCGTTGCTGCGTGCGGCGGCAAGCGATACCGCGGCTGGCGGTGCTGTGCTGGGACCGCGGCCGGCGCTTCCTCCCGGGCTGGCGGCGCTTGCCTCCCAAGCTTGGATCCGGCGCTGGCAAGGCCAGAtccggcggcggtgagctcggcacccgcgcctccacgccgagctcggcgcggcCCTCCGCGCGTTGGATCCGGTGTTCgcgaggccggatccggcggtgGTGAGCTCGGTGCCTGTGCCTCCACGTCGAGCTCGGCGCGCCtactagcgccgccgccccgtcggggctggtgggcggcggtggcggcgcgttcGGGTGGGACGCCGTCTGGtgggtcgcggcggcggaggcgaggggcgcttgagcctccgcgccgTCCCACTCCCCGCAGCGGGCCTCGCCGGCCTCTGCTCGCTCTCCCTCAACGAGGACCACACCAACGAGGACGACGCCGGCCCCATGTGGGCGACTGCGCACTGCCCCGATCCATTCCCGACACCTCCTCGCATCCGCCTCGCGGAGCGGCATTCCATCGAGCACCTCACTGGCGCGGACGCCCACCGCCTCCCACCGCATTCCAAAAGAGGAGAGGAAGACGACGACGTGGCACCATGGCGACGGCACAGGCAGCCTCGGCGTCCCCCACCCACCACCGCGTGTCCCCGGggacgtcgccgccgcagccgccgtacCCCAGCGCCTCCAGGATCGCAGACTCTGCCTGCTTCCCCCA GTTTGGAGGGCAACCAGGACAAGAGCAAGTGTCAGCAGCAGTTCGACAATTACAAGGAGTGCAAGAAGAAAGAG TCCTCACGCAGTCCTCACTTCTTTGCAAATGGCAGTGTTCCACTCGTGGAGGAGGACGATGA